In Apostichopus japonicus isolate 1M-3 chromosome 3, ASM3797524v1, whole genome shotgun sequence, a single genomic region encodes these proteins:
- the LOC139961208 gene encoding 2-Hydroxyacid oxidase 1-like isoform X1, with product MAASNTSLICVNDYEKAAKGVMKEVAWAYFSSAADEETTFNECPAAYKRYYLIPRILRPVEERTLSTTVLGKTISFPVCISPTAYHKFAHPEGEKATSKAAKSCDTLMILSSIATTRLEDVAEVAPDGLRWMQSYMFRDKQLFEILVRRAEASGYKAMVLTVDDPREGKRYKTIPYGYVGLYETDGMEMANLDVDIEAVRKAEATGDKNLTRYGYEQSNSYATWNYVKWAKTITNLPIVVKGVISPASAREAVEAGVHGILVSVHGGRQLDGLPPPHRRFPLLPTQWNLQVQMFQSQYHGNDHLLAVGLTRREGAKHRFMENK from the exons ATGGCGGCATCCAATACATCTCTAATATGTGTGAACGATTACGAAAAGGCGGCGAAAGGAGTCATGAAGGAGGTTGCATGGGCTTACTTTTCTTCTGCGGCGGATGAGGAAACCACTTTCAACGAATGTCCTGCGGCCTACAAAAG ATATTACTTAATTCCCCGGATTCTGAGACCTGTTGAAGAAAGAACGCTCTCGACAACAGTACTAGGAAAAACAATTAGTTTTCCAGTCTGTATATCTCCGACAGCGTACCACAAGTTTGCCCATCCTGAAGGCGAAAAGGCAACATCAAAGG CCGCCAAATCATGTGATACCTTGATGATTCTGAGTTCCATTGCTACAACGCGTTTGGAGGATGTAGCAGAGGTGGCCCCAGACGGATTAAGATGGATGCAAAGTTACATGTTCCGAGACAAACAGTTATTCGAAATCCTTGTCCGTCGTGCAGAAGCGAGCGGGTACAAGGCCATGGTCCTGACGGTGGATGACCCTAGGGAAGGAAAGAGATACAAAACAATTCCATATGGTTATGTCGGACTTTACGAAACTGATGGCATGGA AATGGCAAACCTCGATGTTGACATCGAAGCTGTAAGGAAAGCTGAAGCGACTGGAGACAAAAACCTAACTAGATATGGTTATGAACAGTCCAACTCATATGCCACCTGGAACTATGTTAAATGGGCTAAGACGATTACAAACTTACCCATTGTTGTAAAAGGAGTCATATCAC CTGCCTCTGCCAGAGAGGCGGTAGAGGCGGGCGTGCATGGCATCTTGGTGTCCGTACATGGTGGCCGTCAACTAGATGGATTGCCTCCACCG CATAGACGGTTCCCTTTGCTCCCGACTCAGTGGAACTTGCAAGTGCAAATGTTCCAATCTCAGTACCATGGTAACGACCACTTGCTAGCTGTAGGACTGACGAGAAGAGAAGGTGCAAAACATAGATTTATGGAAAACAAgtga
- the LOC139961208 gene encoding 2-Hydroxyacid oxidase 1-like isoform X2: MAASNTSLICVNDYEKAAKGVMKEVAWAYFSSAADEETTFNECPAAYKRYYLIPRILRPVEERTLSTTVLGKTISFPVCISPTAYHKFAHPEGEKATSKAAKSCDTLMILSSIATTRLEDVAEVAPDGLRWMQSYMFRDKQLFEILVRRAEASGYKAMVLTVDDPREGKRYKTIPYGYVGLYETDGMEMANLDVDIEAVRKAEATGDKNLTRYGYEQSNSYATWNYVKWAKTITNLPIVVKGVISPASAREAVEAGVHGILVSVHGGRQLDGLPPPRKNYPTSLTNVFQVHAEYFYS, translated from the exons ATGGCGGCATCCAATACATCTCTAATATGTGTGAACGATTACGAAAAGGCGGCGAAAGGAGTCATGAAGGAGGTTGCATGGGCTTACTTTTCTTCTGCGGCGGATGAGGAAACCACTTTCAACGAATGTCCTGCGGCCTACAAAAG ATATTACTTAATTCCCCGGATTCTGAGACCTGTTGAAGAAAGAACGCTCTCGACAACAGTACTAGGAAAAACAATTAGTTTTCCAGTCTGTATATCTCCGACAGCGTACCACAAGTTTGCCCATCCTGAAGGCGAAAAGGCAACATCAAAGG CCGCCAAATCATGTGATACCTTGATGATTCTGAGTTCCATTGCTACAACGCGTTTGGAGGATGTAGCAGAGGTGGCCCCAGACGGATTAAGATGGATGCAAAGTTACATGTTCCGAGACAAACAGTTATTCGAAATCCTTGTCCGTCGTGCAGAAGCGAGCGGGTACAAGGCCATGGTCCTGACGGTGGATGACCCTAGGGAAGGAAAGAGATACAAAACAATTCCATATGGTTATGTCGGACTTTACGAAACTGATGGCATGGA AATGGCAAACCTCGATGTTGACATCGAAGCTGTAAGGAAAGCTGAAGCGACTGGAGACAAAAACCTAACTAGATATGGTTATGAACAGTCCAACTCATATGCCACCTGGAACTATGTTAAATGGGCTAAGACGATTACAAACTTACCCATTGTTGTAAAAGGAGTCATATCAC CTGCCTCTGCCAGAGAGGCGGTAGAGGCGGGCGTGCATGGCATCTTGGTGTCCGTACATGGTGGCCGTCAACTAGATGGATTGCCTCCACCG CGCAAGAATTATCCTACAAGTTTGACGAACGTATTTCAAGTCCATGCTGAATATTTTTATTCGTAG